The sequence below is a genomic window from Nostoc flagelliforme CCNUN1.
AATTATTCCCATGTTGACCGCGATCGCAAATCGGCAATGGGAACAGTTCAAAGAACTGGAGGCAGATTTTGTATCCCAGTATGGAGTAGAGGTATGGCAAGAGGTTTTTAATTTCCGTCTCAAGCCAGCACTGGATAAAGATTCTGACAGATGGCTATTGATCCAGTGGTGTGGTGAGGGAATTATCTCAGTCAAAAATGTGGCGTAGGTTCGATCGCGCAAGGTGAATTATGGCGATCGTTTAATTAAAGACTTTTTCTAAGTGCGCTCTTAATTTATCGATACTACCCCACTGCTTCATCAAGTTTTCACTAGACAACAATTTAGCTTTAGTGTCATTTCCTTCTGATCAAGAGGAATACCGTTGGGATTCTTGAAATCAGCAATCCAATGAACCTTAACCCATCGGAAAATACCCCATGTACCTGTTTCGCGTTGAGGTTTATCTTCACTTCCCTCGTTAACTAGTACTCTGTCAACTCAAAAATGCTAGGTGAGACAGGTTTTTGGTAAGCTAATTGAAGTATTGGCTACAGTTAGCATCATGGCAAAGAAGTATACAGTAAATTTGAGTAATGAAGAAGTAGAAAAACTGCGATCGCTAATCAAAACAGGTAAGAGTAAAGCAAGAACTATTACTCGTGCCCACATTCTTCTGATGGCTTCTGAGGGCGAAACTGATGCCACGATCGCAGATAGACTACGAGTCAGCGTCTCGACAGTTGAGCGCACCCGCGCCAAGTTGATCAAAAGTGGAATTGAGGGCACACTTAATGACCGTCCTCATCCACCCAAACCACGGAAGCTTGATGGTTTTAAAGAAGCATTTTTGATTGCTACAGCTTGTTCAAAACCCCCGAATGGACGCACACGATGGACACTGAAGCTTTTAGCAGACCGGATAGTGAGAATAGAAATTGTGGATTCTATTAGTTATGAAACTGTGCGTTCCTATTTAAAAAAAACGATGTCAAACCGTGGTTAAAAGAACAGTGGTGTATCCCCAAGGTGGATGCCGAGTATGTTTTACGGATGGAAGACTTGTTAGATTTATACGGCGAAGCTTACGATCCAAAACGTCCGGTAGTCTGTTTTGATGAATGTCCGTATCAATTGTTAGAAGACGTTAGAGAACCATTACCAGCCGAGCCAGAACAACCTCTTCGTTATGATTACGAGTATAAAAGAAAGGGTAGTGTCAATATATTTGCTTTTTTTCAACCCTTAGCGGGTTGGCGACATCTGGAAGTGACACAACAGAGGACAAAAGTGGATTTTGCTCTTCAAATGAAGAATTTGGTAGATATTTATCACCGCGATGCTGATGTTATTCGTCTAGTAGTCGATAACCTAAACACACATAATCCAGCATCTTTGTATGAAGTTTTTTCGCCTGAAGAAGCTCGTCGGATTGTTCAAAAATTAGAGTTTCACTACACACCAAAACATGCTTCTTGGTTAAATCAAGTTGAGATTGAATTCTCTGTTTTATCTCGACAGTGTTTAGAACGACGCATAAAAGACGTACAGACATTATCTTCTGAAATCGCCACTTGGGAACAACAACGGAATGATGCATCTGCCAGTGTAAATTGGCGCT
It includes:
- a CDS encoding IS630 family transposase (programmed frameshift); translated protein: MAKKYTVNLSNEEVEKLRSLIKTGKSKARTITRAHILLMASEGETDATIADRLRVSVSTVERTRAKLIKSGIEGTLNDRPHPPKPRKLDGFKEAFLIATACSKPPNGRTRWTLKLLADRIVRIEIVDSISYETVRSYLKKNDVKPWLKEQWCIPKVDAEYVLRMEDLLDLYGEAYDPKRPVVCFDECPYQLLEDVREPLPAEPEQPLRYDYEYKRKGSVNIFAFFQPLAGWRHLEVTQQRTKVDFALQMKNLVDIYHRDADVIRLVVDNLNTHNPASLYEVFSPEEARRIVQKLEFHYTPKHASWLNQVEIEFSVLSRQCLERRIKDVQTLSSEIATWEQQRNDASASVNWRFKTTDARRKMERLYPTMSPSKVELTEY